A single genomic interval of Hevea brasiliensis isolate MT/VB/25A 57/8 chromosome 4, ASM3005281v1, whole genome shotgun sequence harbors:
- the LOC110641146 gene encoding elongation factor 1-alpha — MKTTSAHLFLLQPLPLLRTDLLPPSGSCLFLSSFQKMGKEKVHINIVVIGHVDSGKSTTTGHLIYKLGGIDKRVIERFEKEAAEMNKRSFKYAWVLDKLKAERERGITIDIALWKFETTKYYCTVIDAPGHRDFIKNMITGTSQADCAVLIIDSTTGGFEAGISKDGQTREHALLAFTLGVKQMICCCNKMDATTPKYSKARYDEIVKEVSSYLKKVGYNPEKIPFVPISGFEGDNMIERSTNLDWYKGPTLLEALDQILEPKRPSDKPLRLPLQDVYKIGGIGTVPVGRVETGILKPGMVVTFGPSGLTTEVKSVEMHHEALQEALPGDNVGFNVKNVAVKDLKRGFVASNSKDDPAKEAANFTSQVIIMNHPGQIGNGYAPVLDCHTSHIAVKFAEILTKIDRRSGKELEKEPKFLKNGDAGFVKMIPTKPMVVETFSAYPPLGRFAVRDMRQTVAVGVIKSVEKKDPTGAKVTKSAAKKGGK, encoded by the exons atgaaaaccacctctgcTCATTTGTTCTTACTTCAGCCTCTGCCTCTTCTTCGCACTGATTTGCTGCCTCCATCTGGTAGCTGCCTTTTTTTATCTTCATTTCAG AAAATGGGTAAGGAGAAGGTTCACATCAACATCGTGGTCATTGGCCATGTCGACTCTGGGAAGTCCACGACCACTGGTCATCTCATCTACAAGCTTGGAGGTATCGACAAGCGTGTTATTGAAAGGTTTGAGAAGGAAGCTGCTGAGATGAACAAGAGGTCATTCAAGTATGCCTGGGTGCTTGACAAGCTCAAGGCTGAGCGTGAACGTGGTATTACCATTGATATCGCCCTGTGGAAGTTTGAGACCACCAAGTACTACTGCACTGTCATCGATGCTCCTGGACATCGTGACTTTATTAAGAACATGATTACTGGTACCTCACAGGCTGACTGTGCTGTCCTCATCATTGATTCTACCACTGGTGGTTTTGAAGCTGGTATTTCCAAGGATGGGCAGACTCGTGAACATGCTCTCCTTGCTTTCACTCTTGGTGTCAAGCAAATGATTTGCTGCTGCAACAAG ATGGATGCCACTACTCCCAAGTACTCCAAGGCTAGGTATGATGAAATTGTCAAGGAAGTCTCCTCATACCTCAAAAAAGTTGGGTACAACCCTGAGAAGATTCCATTTGTACCCATCTCTGGTTTTGAAGGTGACAACATGATTGAGAGGTCCACCAACCTTGACTGGTATAAGGGCCCAACCCTTCTTGAAGCTCTGGACCAGATCCTGGAGCCCAAGAGGCCCTCAGACAAGCCTCTCCGTCTCCCACTTCAGGACGTTTACAAGATTGGTGGCATTGGAACTGTTCCAGTAGGTCGTGTGGAGACTGGTATCCTGAAGCCAGGTATGGTTGTGACCTTCGGACCCAGCGGACTAACAACTGAAGTTAAGTCAGTTGAGATGCATCACGAGGCTCTCCAGGAGGCCCTCCCTGGTGACAATGTGGGGTTCAATGTGAAGAACGTTGCTGTGAAAGATCTCAAGAGAGGTTTTGTGGCATCCAACTCTAAAGATGATCCTGCTAAGGAGGCTGCCAACTTCACATCACAGGTCATTATTATGAACCATCCTGGTCAGATTGGAAATGGATATGCCCCAGTTTTGGACTGCCACACGTCCCATATTGCAGTGAAGTTTGCTGAGATCTTGACCAAGATTGATCGCCGATCAGGCAAGGAGCTCGAGAAGGAACCCAAGTTTTTGAAGAATGGAGATGCTGGTTTTGTGAAGATGATTCCCACCAAGCCCATGGTCGTCGAGACTTTCTCTGCGTATCCCCCGTTGGGTCGTTTTGCTGTCAGGGACATGCGCCAGACTGTTGCTGTGGGTGTTATCAAGAGTGTAGAGAAGAAGGATCCAACTGGAGCTAAGGTCACCAAGTCTGCTGCCAAGAAAGGAGGGAAATGA
- the LOC110641148 gene encoding xyloglucan endotransglucosylase/hydrolase protein 2-like, which yields MDSHRLMSFMVVVLVSALTEQSVTSSNLQGPSIFDNYNIGWGYDHVWTSNQGRDVQIFLDQASGSGFQSKSMYGSGFFHLNVKLPGNNSAGVVTAFYLTSSSLNHHDELDFEFLGNNEGKPHYLQTNVIADGKGDREQRISLWFDPTTSHHSYRILWNRYQIVFFVDEYPIRVFKNKHNIGVGYPSQPLKIICSIWNGDSWATDGGLTKINWTYAPFIAGFRSFSIKGCPAQNSMQPCYSSKFWWNRNQYWELSPSQEQAYQTVKSKYTTYDYCSDKTRYPIPPPECPQ from the exons ATGGATTCACATAGGCTTATGAGTTTTATGGTAGTAGTACTAGTATCTGCATTGACTGAGCAAAGTGTTACCAGTAGCAATCTTCAAGGTCCAAGCATTTTTGACAACTACAACATTGGATGGGGATATGATCATGTTTGGACTTCAAACCAAGGCAGAGATGTTCAGATCTTCCTTGACCAGGCTTCTG GGTCAGGTTTTCAATCCAAGAGCATGTATGGTTCAGGTTTCTTTCATCTCAATGTAAAGTTACCAGGGAATAACTCCGCTGGTGTTGTTACAGCTTTCTAT TTGACTTCATCGTCTTTAAATCACCATGATGAGTTGGATTTTGAGTTCTTGGGCAACAATGAAGGGAAACCCCACTATCTCCAGACTAATGTAATTGCAGATGGTAAAGGGGATAGAGAACAGAGGATCTCACTTTGGTTTGACCCTACAACAAGCCACCACAGCTACAGAATTCTTTGGAATCGATATCAAATCGT ATTTTTCGTCGATGAATATCCTATTCGGGTTTTCAAGAACAAGCACAATATAGGAGTTGGCTACCCTTCACAACCCCTGAAGATAATATGTAGCATATGGAATGGAGACAGCTGGGCAACAGATGGTGGCCTCACTAAGATTAATTGGACCTATGCACCCTTTATAGCTGGTTTTAGGAGCTTCAGCATCAAAGGATGCCCTGCCCAAAACTCCATGCAGCCTTGCTACTCTTCTAAGTTCTGGTGGAATAGAAACCAGTATTGGGAATTAAGTCCCAGCCAAGAACAAGCATATCAAACTGTTAAAAGCAAGTATACGACATATGATTACTGCTCTGACAAGACAAGGTATCCTATACCTCCCCCAGAATGTCCACAGTGA
- the LOC131168916 gene encoding elongation factor 1-alpha-like produces MGKEKVHINIVVIGHVDSGKSTTTGHLIYKLGGIDKRVIERFEKEAAEMNKRSFKHAWVLDKLKAERERGITIDIALWKFETTKCYCTVIDAPGHRCFIKNTITGTSQADCAVLIIDSTTGGFEAGISKDGQTREHALLAFTLGVKQMICCCNKMDATTPKYSKARYDEIVKEVSPYLKTVGYNPEKIPFVPISGFEGDNMIERSTNLDWYKGPTLLEALDQIQEPKRPSDKPLRLPLQDVYKIGGIGTVPVGRVETGILKPVKVLTFGPSGLTTEVKSVEMHHEALQEALPGDNVGFNVKNLKRGYVASNSKDDPAREAANFTSQFIIMNHPGQIGNGYAPVLDCHTSHIAVKFAEILTKIDRRSGKELEKEPKFLKNGDAGFVKMIPAKPMVVETFSEYPPLGRFAVRDMRQTVAVGVIKSVEKKDPTGAKVTKSGAKKGGK; encoded by the exons ATGGGTAAGGAGAAGGTTCACATCAACATCGTGGTCATTGGCCATGTCGATTCTGGCAAGTCCACCACCACTGGCCATCTCATCTACAAGCTTGGAGGTATTGACAAGCGTGTTATTGAGAGGTTTGAGAAGGAAGCTGCTGAGATGAacaagaggtcattcaagcatgCCTGGGTGCTTGACAAGCTCAAGGCCGAGCGTGAACGTGGTATTACCATTGATATTGCCTTGTGGAAGTTCGAGACCACCAAGTGCTACTGTACTGTCATTGATGCTCCTGGGCATCGTTGCTTTATTAAGAACACGATTACTGGTACCTCACAGGCTGACTGTGCTGTCCTCATTATTGATTCCACTACTGGTGGTTTCGAAGCTGGTATTTCTAAGGATGGGCAGACCCGTGAGCATGCTCTTCTTGCTTTCACCCTTGGTGTAAAGCAAATGATTTGCTGCTGCAACAAG ATGGATGCTACTACTCCCAAGTACTCCAAGGCCAGGTATGATGAAATTGTCAAGGAAGTCTCCCCCTACCTCAAGACAGTTGGGTACAACCCTGAGAAGATTCCGTTTGTACCCATATCTGGGTTTGAAGGTGACAACATGATTGAGAGGTCCACTAACCTTGACTGGTACAAGGGCCCAACCCTTCTTGAAGCTCTGGACCAGATCCAGGAGCCCAAGAGGCCCTCAGACAAGCCACTCCGTCTCCCACTTCAGGACGTTTACAAGATTGGTGGCATTGGAACTGTCCCAGTGGGTCGTGTGGAGACTGGTATCCTGAAGCCAGTTAAGGTTCTGACCTTCGGACCCAGCGGGCTGACAACTGAAGTCAAGTCTGTTGAGATGCATCACGAGGCTCTCCAGGAGGCCCTCCCTGGTGACAATGTTGGGTTCAATGTAAAGAATCTCAAGAGAGGTTATGTGGCATCCAACTCGAAGGATGATCCTGCAAGGGAGGCTGCCAACTTCACATCACAGTTTATCATCATGAACCACCCTGGTCAGATTGGAAATGGATATGCCCCAGTTTTGGACTGCCATACCTCCCACATTGCAGTGAAGTTTGCTGAGATCCTAACCAAGATTGATCGTCGATCAGGCAAGGAGCTCGAGAAGGAGCCCAAGTTCTTGAAGAACGGTGATGCTGGTTTTGTTAAGATGATTCCCGCTAAGCCCATGGTGGTTGAGACCTTCTCCGAGTATCCTCCATTGGGTCGTTTTGCTGTTAGGGACATGCGCCAGACTGTTGCAGTTGGTGTTATTAAGAGCGTGGAGAAGAAGGACCCAACTGGAGCTAAGGTCACAAAATCAGGTGCCAAGAAGGGAGGAAAGTGA